A single region of the Pontimicrobium sp. SW4 genome encodes:
- a CDS encoding DUF5916 domain-containing protein, with translation MTYSNSIKSFKKLTVTILLFFLFWMPTMAQQVIIGQENDNFPPPETPNEIVATKAKGVITIDGKLNETDWKNAPIISSFFKIEPVQSNNYRYKTEVKLLYDDKNLYVGAFCKDSLGLKGIRVQDLRRDFAFGENDIFAIQIDAQNTKQYAVSFQTTPYGNQRDLQSFNDSYTDNDWNALWSVRTQRTSEGYYAEFAIPFKSLRYDEPKEGEPVSWGITFSRLARRDYELTVFPKIPQAFSQYRMTYAAKLTGLEVPPPSANLRIEPYTLYQFDETKSGTNVVDSHNDVKVGGDVKWVVSPNTVVDLTVNTDFAQADVDRAVNNLERFNIFFPERRQFFLENSGIWAGASDNDIIPFFSRQIGLDGGFNAEPAPIDVGARFTNRDENKTLAGLYVHQGDTDVSAAANFGVLRYLQNYGKENNVGVMLTHRLNENNSALSLDKNNNTTFTIDGLIRPKAEWTLSYLMSTSKDEASNKWGYSGTVFAGYSTNKMYWGWKSNFVSNNYNPAMGFVYQNNVIQHNPGGYFILRPKSMPWIRRWDPGVFVKYYHDFNNPKNFQQASLYLFPIYIFFKDNSFVEYAVTPTWQNINFDFAPLGLSIAKDQYYYTRQFVRYNSDRSKKMSLSGKFEWGKFYNGKRKSLSVGTRYAPIPHFSLSLDYVYNDLKNIGIEEKKLETNLYTGSLRLALNPRVQLSTFYQHNSFTNQGRWNARFSWEYKPNSFIYMVYNDTQDNSLDPVQNNRQFIGKLTFLKQF, from the coding sequence ATGACATATAGTAATTCAATCAAATCTTTTAAAAAATTAACAGTAACAATTCTTCTTTTCTTTTTGTTTTGGATGCCTACAATGGCTCAGCAAGTAATTATTGGTCAAGAAAATGATAATTTTCCACCTCCAGAAACTCCCAATGAAATTGTAGCCACTAAAGCAAAAGGAGTTATTACCATTGATGGAAAGTTGAATGAAACAGATTGGAAGAATGCGCCTATTATATCCAGTTTCTTTAAAATAGAACCTGTACAATCTAATAACTATAGGTATAAAACAGAAGTAAAACTCCTATATGACGATAAAAACCTTTATGTTGGTGCTTTTTGTAAAGACTCATTAGGGCTTAAAGGAATTCGAGTTCAAGATTTAAGGCGTGATTTTGCTTTTGGAGAGAACGATATTTTTGCTATTCAAATTGATGCGCAAAACACTAAGCAGTATGCGGTTTCTTTTCAGACAACACCATATGGTAACCAGCGAGACCTACAAAGTTTTAACGATAGTTATACCGATAATGATTGGAATGCTCTTTGGTCAGTTAGGACTCAGCGTACCTCAGAAGGATATTATGCCGAATTTGCTATTCCCTTTAAATCTTTAAGGTACGATGAACCAAAAGAAGGAGAGCCAGTAAGTTGGGGGATTACGTTTTCTCGATTAGCACGTAGAGATTATGAACTAACAGTTTTTCCTAAAATTCCACAAGCTTTTTCGCAATATAGAATGACCTATGCTGCTAAACTTACTGGGTTAGAAGTGCCTCCCCCTTCGGCAAATTTGCGTATTGAACCTTATACTTTATATCAATTTGATGAAACCAAAAGCGGTACTAATGTGGTCGATTCTCATAATGATGTGAAAGTTGGTGGCGATGTAAAATGGGTAGTTTCTCCTAATACAGTAGTCGATTTAACTGTTAATACTGATTTTGCTCAAGCTGATGTGGATAGAGCTGTAAATAATTTAGAACGCTTTAATATCTTTTTTCCAGAACGCAGACAATTTTTTCTTGAAAACTCTGGGATTTGGGCCGGAGCTTCAGACAATGATATAATTCCTTTTTTTAGTAGGCAAATAGGTCTAGACGGAGGCTTTAATGCTGAACCAGCTCCTATAGATGTTGGAGCGCGTTTTACTAATAGAGATGAAAATAAAACTTTGGCAGGTTTATATGTTCATCAAGGAGACACGGATGTATCGGCTGCTGCAAATTTTGGAGTACTCCGTTATCTTCAAAATTATGGTAAAGAGAATAATGTAGGTGTTATGTTAACGCATCGATTAAACGAAAACAATAGTGCACTATCATTGGATAAAAACAACAATACCACTTTTACTATAGACGGATTAATTCGTCCTAAAGCAGAATGGACACTTTCTTATTTAATGTCTACATCCAAAGATGAGGCATCTAATAAATGGGGTTATTCAGGTACTGTTTTTGCAGGGTATAGTACCAATAAAATGTATTGGGGTTGGAAATCTAATTTTGTAAGTAATAATTATAACCCAGCTATGGGTTTTGTTTATCAAAACAATGTTATACAACACAATCCAGGAGGTTACTTTATATTGCGTCCCAAGTCTATGCCATGGATACGTCGTTGGGACCCAGGTGTTTTTGTAAAATATTATCATGACTTCAATAACCCCAAAAATTTCCAACAAGCTAGCTTGTACTTATTTCCTATTTATATTTTCTTTAAAGACAATAGCTTTGTAGAATATGCTGTAACTCCTACATGGCAGAATATTAACTTTGATTTTGCTCCTTTAGGACTTTCCATTGCAAAAGATCAGTACTATTACACAAGACAATTTGTTCGCTATAATTCTGATAGGTCTAAAAAAATGTCTTTATCTGGTAAATTTGAGTGGGGTAAGTTTTATAATGGAAAAAGGAAATCTCTATCGGTAGGGACTCGCTATGCTCCGATTCCTCATTTCTCTCTTTCTTTAGATTACGTATACAACGATTTAAAAAATATAGGGATAGAAGAAAAAAAGTTAGAAACCAATTTATATACAGGTAGTTTAAGATTAGCACTAAACCCTAGAGTGCAATTGTCAACGTTTTACCAACACAATTCTTTTACAAATCAAGGTAGGTGGAACGCCCGATTTAGTTGGGAATATAAGCCCAATTCTTTCATCTATATGGTTTATAACGATACACAAGATAATAGTTTAGACCCAGTGCAGAATAATAGACAGTTTATAGGGAAACTTACTTTTTTAAAACAGTTTTAG
- the ssb gene encoding single-stranded DNA-binding protein: protein MNSLRNKVQLIGNLGNDPEIINLDSGKTLAKFAIATNESYKNATGEKITDTQWHNVVAWGKTAQIIEKYVTKGKEVAIEGKLTSRSYDDKDGNKRYITEVVCNELLMLGGK from the coding sequence ATGAACTCATTAAGAAACAAAGTACAGTTGATTGGAAACCTTGGGAACGACCCAGAAATTATCAATCTAGACTCAGGAAAAACATTAGCAAAATTCGCAATCGCAACCAACGAAAGCTACAAAAATGCAACTGGTGAAAAAATTACAGATACGCAGTGGCACAACGTTGTTGCCTGGGGAAAAACAGCTCAAATCATCGAGAAATATGTTACCAAAGGAAAAGAAGTTGCTATAGAAGGTAAATTAACCTCAAGAAGTTATGATGACAAAGATGGAAATAAACGATACATTACAGAGGTAGTTTGTAATGAATTATTAATGTTAGGTGGCAAATAA
- a CDS encoding DinB family protein, with protein sequence MEYSIDKALEILERTPKILKSYLENLSDEWIFCNEGDETWSAFDIVGHLIHGEKTDWIPRLKIVLNDSENKTFEPYDRFAQFEESKGKSARQLLEEFSNLRQQNIKFLKSINISEADFNEKAFHPSLGEVTLKNLLATWVTHDLGHIAQISRVMAKQYKDEVGPWIEYISILNK encoded by the coding sequence ATGGAATATAGTATTGATAAGGCTTTAGAGATTTTAGAACGCACACCAAAGATTTTAAAATCATATTTAGAGAATTTATCCGATGAATGGATTTTTTGTAATGAAGGTGATGAAACTTGGAGTGCATTCGATATCGTTGGACATTTAATTCATGGTGAAAAAACCGATTGGATACCTCGTTTAAAAATTGTTTTAAATGATTCCGAAAACAAAACCTTTGAACCTTACGATAGGTTTGCGCAGTTTGAAGAATCGAAAGGAAAATCTGCAAGACAATTGCTAGAGGAATTTTCAAATCTTAGACAACAAAATATAAAGTTCTTAAAGTCTATAAATATATCTGAAGCAGATTTCAATGAAAAAGCATTTCATCCATCACTTGGTGAAGTAACACTTAAAAACTTATTAGCTACTTGGGTGACACACGACCTTGGTCATATTGCACAAATCTCAAGAGTAATGGCTAAGCAATATAAAGATGAGGTCGGACCTTGGATAGAATATATTTCGATTTTAAATAAATAG
- the speB gene encoding agmatinase produces the protein MLKLIGIPYDANSSYLRGPALAPKYIRLMDQEGSANKFCEFGNEIIEGKNYTDCGDIEFTEIDAAFAYKKIKKTISKQLEDGSKVISLGGDHSISFPVIEAFSEKYSKLNVLHFDAHADLYDNFENNPYSHASPFARLMEKGVLNSLTQVGIRTFNTHQKEQAERFDVKVIEMKDFNMEFINSLETPLYISLDIDVLDPAYAPGISHHEPGGMTTRQLIDCIQRIKTPIVGADIVELNPKRDVNNMTAMVAYKLFKELASKMLD, from the coding sequence ATGCTTAAATTAATAGGAATACCTTACGATGCTAATTCTTCTTATTTAAGAGGTCCAGCTTTAGCTCCAAAATACATTAGGTTAATGGATCAAGAAGGTTCAGCAAATAAATTTTGTGAATTTGGTAACGAAATAATTGAAGGTAAAAATTATACAGACTGTGGTGATATAGAATTTACTGAAATTGATGCCGCTTTTGCTTATAAAAAAATAAAGAAGACTATAAGCAAACAATTAGAGGATGGAAGTAAAGTCATTAGTTTAGGCGGCGATCATTCTATCTCCTTTCCTGTGATTGAAGCATTTTCAGAAAAATATTCAAAACTTAATGTGCTCCATTTTGATGCACATGCCGATTTGTATGATAATTTTGAGAACAACCCCTATTCGCATGCGTCACCATTTGCAAGACTCATGGAAAAAGGCGTGTTAAATTCGCTAACCCAAGTGGGTATTAGAACATTTAATACGCATCAAAAAGAACAAGCTGAACGTTTTGATGTTAAGGTTATTGAAATGAAAGATTTTAATATGGAGTTTATTAATTCGTTAGAAACACCTTTGTATATTTCATTAGATATTGATGTACTAGATCCAGCATATGCTCCTGGAATTTCCCATCATGAACCTGGAGGAATGACTACAAGACAATTAATAGATTGTATACAGCGAATAAAGACACCTATTGTTGGAGCAGATATTGTGGAGTTAAACCCAAAAAGAGATGTTAACAATATGACTGCCATGGTAGCTTATAAATTATTTAAGGAATTAGCTTCTAAAATGCTCGATTAA
- a CDS encoding GIDE domain-containing protein, producing MLLLSSNEMMIIIPLIIVLVGTIIFLSYYFSRKQVVLRNLSKIPLKPATGLKTSELTKVSGKALHVKEPLIAPLSGRKCVFYTIKIEKRVSTGKSSHWKTVIDEEKTQEFFIDSNGDFVIVRPSQSPKNYLSYLVKDKRTSSGAFNDPTPEFESLLKSYNIDPLNFLGFNKSLRYKEGVIEIGEQITVAGIAKWKTLNEPIPDYHYSKIAELVSEGKEKLIITDIPQKNEKRSRF from the coding sequence ATGCTATTGCTTTCTTCAAATGAAATGATGATAATCATCCCACTAATAATTGTACTTGTTGGTACAATTATATTTCTGTCTTATTATTTTTCTAGAAAGCAAGTTGTTTTAAGGAACTTATCTAAAATTCCTTTGAAACCTGCTACAGGTTTAAAAACTAGCGAACTCACAAAAGTAAGTGGTAAAGCATTACATGTTAAAGAACCTTTAATAGCACCATTAAGCGGAAGAAAATGTGTGTTTTATACTATTAAAATTGAAAAACGAGTAAGTACAGGAAAAAGTTCACATTGGAAAACTGTGATTGATGAAGAAAAAACGCAAGAATTCTTTATAGATAGTAACGGAGACTTTGTTATAGTGAGACCTTCGCAATCACCAAAAAATTATTTAAGTTATCTAGTAAAAGATAAAAGAACATCTTCTGGAGCTTTTAACGACCCAACACCTGAGTTTGAATCGCTTTTAAAAAGCTATAATATTGACCCTCTTAATTTTTTAGGGTTTAATAAATCACTTCGTTACAAGGAAGGCGTTATTGAAATTGGCGAGCAAATTACGGTTGCTGGTATTGCTAAATGGAAAACATTAAACGAACCAATACCTGACTACCATTATTCCAAAATTGCTGAACTTGTAAGCGAAGGAAAAGAAAAATTAATAATTACTGATATTCCACAGAAGAATGAAAAAAGAAGTAGATTTTAA
- a CDS encoding CBS domain-containing protein yields MGIKSFQGSRRMQQEVEISPIKVKDYMTTNLITFKPEQSVEEVIDSLIKNRISGGPVVNNNNELIGIISEGDCIKQISESRYYNMPLSNSSVEKHMAINVETIDGNMNIFDAASKFLDSKRRRFPIVENGRLIGQISQKDILKAALKLKGHNWK; encoded by the coding sequence ATGGGAATTAAAAGCTTTCAAGGCTCGCGGAGGATGCAACAAGAAGTTGAAATATCTCCTATAAAAGTTAAAGATTACATGACTACGAATCTAATTACATTTAAACCAGAGCAATCTGTTGAAGAGGTTATTGATTCGCTTATAAAAAATAGAATTTCTGGTGGTCCAGTTGTGAATAACAACAATGAGTTAATTGGTATTATATCAGAAGGTGATTGTATTAAACAGATTAGCGAAAGTAGATATTATAATATGCCTTTAAGTAACAGTTCGGTTGAAAAGCATATGGCAATTAATGTTGAAACCATTGATGGTAATATGAATATTTTTGACGCAGCAAGTAAATTTTTAGATTCTAAAAGACGACGCTTTCCTATTGTTGAAAATGGAAGGTTAATTGGTCAAATTAGTCAGAAAGATATTTTAAAAGCAGCTCTTAAACTTAAAGGGCACAATTGGAAATAA
- a CDS encoding M28 family peptidase produces MIKKAIALLLLIVAVYWSYSAMIPSKISDLNTDKDEFSTERALIHLKEITKAPHYVGSDEHENVRNYIVSELEALGLDVEIQESFSMREWGNLSKPKNIIAKIKGSDNTKALLLLSHYDSAPQASLGASDAGSGVVTILESLRAYLNSGKQPKNDIIIVITDAEELGLNGADIFVNKHRWAKDVGLVLNFEARGSGGPAVMWPETNGGNAKLVDEFVQANPSYPVAYSLIYSIYKLLPNDTDATRFREDGDIESFNFAFIDDHYDYHTANDSFERLDRNTLEHQGSYLMPLLSHFSNADLSNLKSTEDKIYFNVPLFKTVAYDYALIWPMFFVALIIFVVLLLFGFKNGKLAIADVFKGFIPLIGSIISCLVVGFILWEIIKFLNPQYYEMLHKFTYNGYTYIATFSLIAIGICASVYNKYYKEDNTASLLVAPIFIWLIICALVGQYLKGASFFIIPVYFALISLFVLIKQKKPSLLLMAILCFPLLFIFSPFIKLFPVALGFFMKIGAVSITVKLVSMLLIALIFGLMISVFGFFKHKKRLAYVLFFIAFCFLISAQFKSGFNEERPKPNSLVYVLNADTNAANWATYDKKLDAWTKNFIDNEADSSREDNTFSSKYNSGFTYIKNTDVKSIPQSKITIYKDTIIDDLRYINMSIVQQRQINRFDLYANKEVMFKDFEVNGVEVPKGKPEGLAFENRRSTRLLSYYVSDNDSLNLNFTVPKDQKTQFKIYESSFDLLSNELFSVPERTKGMIPKPFILNDAIIVTKTIDIN; encoded by the coding sequence ATGATAAAAAAAGCAATAGCATTATTGTTATTAATTGTTGCTGTATACTGGAGCTATTCAGCAATGATACCTTCAAAAATATCTGATTTAAATACTGATAAGGATGAGTTTTCAACCGAACGAGCGTTAATTCATCTAAAAGAAATTACCAAAGCACCACATTATGTTGGAAGTGACGAACATGAAAACGTAAGAAACTATATAGTTAGTGAGTTAGAAGCACTTGGACTAGATGTGGAAATTCAGGAAAGTTTTTCTATGAGAGAATGGGGAAACTTATCTAAGCCTAAAAACATTATTGCGAAAATAAAAGGAAGTGATAATACGAAAGCATTATTGTTATTATCTCATTACGATAGTGCACCACAAGCATCACTAGGAGCTAGTGATGCAGGTTCGGGAGTGGTTACAATTCTAGAAAGTTTAAGGGCATATTTAAATAGTGGAAAACAACCAAAAAACGATATTATAATTGTTATTACTGATGCTGAAGAGCTAGGACTTAATGGTGCAGATATTTTTGTAAATAAGCATCGATGGGCAAAAGATGTTGGTTTAGTGCTGAATTTTGAAGCTAGAGGAAGTGGAGGGCCAGCTGTAATGTGGCCAGAAACCAATGGAGGAAATGCGAAACTTGTAGATGAGTTTGTTCAAGCAAATCCATCGTATCCTGTTGCTTATTCGTTAATTTATAGTATTTATAAGCTATTACCAAATGATACTGATGCCACGCGATTTCGAGAAGACGGCGATATTGAAAGCTTTAATTTTGCATTTATAGATGACCATTACGATTACCACACAGCTAACGATTCTTTTGAGCGATTAGATAGAAATACACTTGAGCATCAAGGTTCTTATTTAATGCCATTGTTAAGTCATTTTTCGAATGCAGATTTAAGCAATCTAAAAAGTACAGAAGACAAAATCTATTTTAATGTGCCATTATTTAAAACTGTAGCTTACGACTATGCATTAATATGGCCAATGTTTTTTGTGGCATTAATAATATTTGTTGTTCTTCTATTATTCGGGTTTAAGAATGGTAAACTAGCTATAGCTGATGTTTTTAAAGGTTTCATACCTCTAATCGGTTCAATTATTAGCTGTTTAGTTGTTGGATTTATTCTCTGGGAGATTATTAAATTTTTGAATCCTCAATATTATGAAATGTTGCATAAGTTTACCTATAACGGTTACACATACATTGCAACGTTTAGTTTAATAGCGATTGGTATTTGTGCGAGTGTTTATAACAAATATTATAAAGAAGACAATACTGCTAGTTTATTAGTAGCACCAATTTTTATATGGCTAATAATATGTGCTCTAGTAGGGCAGTACTTAAAAGGTGCTAGCTTTTTTATAATTCCAGTGTATTTTGCATTAATTAGCTTGTTTGTTCTTATAAAACAGAAAAAACCAAGTTTATTATTAATGGCTATTTTGTGTTTTCCGTTGTTGTTTATTTTTAGTCCGTTTATAAAGCTTTTTCCAGTAGCATTAGGGTTTTTTATGAAGATTGGAGCTGTTTCAATTACAGTTAAACTAGTGTCCATGTTGCTTATTGCTTTAATTTTTGGACTAATGATATCGGTATTCGGATTCTTTAAGCATAAAAAGCGTTTAGCTTATGTGCTATTTTTTATTGCATTTTGTTTTTTAATTTCCGCACAGTTTAAATCTGGTTTTAATGAAGAACGACCTAAACCAAACAGTTTAGTATATGTTTTAAATGCAGATACTAATGCGGCTAATTGGGCGACGTATGATAAGAAACTCGATGCATGGACAAAGAATTTTATAGATAATGAGGCTGATTCTAGTAGAGAGGATAATACATTTAGTAGTAAGTATAACTCAGGATTTACCTATATAAAAAATACTGACGTTAAGTCAATACCACAGTCTAAAATCACTATTTACAAGGATACTATAATTGATGATTTGCGATATATTAATATGTCTATTGTCCAGCAAAGACAAATCAATAGGTTTGATTTATATGCAAACAAAGAGGTGATGTTTAAAGATTTTGAAGTAAATGGTGTTGAAGTACCTAAAGGAAAACCAGAAGGGTTAGCTTTCGAAAATAGAAGAAGTACTAGGTTACTTAGCTATTATGTGTCTGATAACGATTCTTTAAATTTGAATTTTACAGTTCCTAAAGATCAAAAAACACAATTTAAAATTTATGAATCCTCTTTTGATTTATTGTCAAATGAACTGTTTAGCGTCCCTGAAAGAACTAAAGGAATGATACCAAAACCTTTCATTTTGAACGATGCAATTATAGTTACAAAAACTATTGATATTAACTAA
- a CDS encoding M13 family metallopeptidase produces MKINSKSVSLLGLFAFLAVVACKEDTSKDTAEAEKIPGIILENMDRDVNPKDDFYNYVNGNWMKTNVIPDDRTRWGGFGVLSKSTDEDVLEIIKTSKELGKYAEGTDQKKALLIFETKLDTVARDEAGIKPLQPLLDAINGINNLSDMQTVFATTLGVDAPFTGMGAGPDMNNSTMNMAWVVSGGLGLQRDYYLENDDNSKKIRTQYVDFVSKMLQFINYDEATSKAAAEKILALETKLAEPRLDKVARRDARNITNPMSVEELQELTPVIDWNKFITDMGITKTITRVNVQEPKYMKYLNEFLTSTSIEDIKTLMTWSTLRSNSGYLTTDMEKENWNFYAKTLSGAKAMRPAEERALQTVTGTVGEAIGQLYVEAKFPPEAKEKAEKMIADVIKAFQNRIQKLDWMSDSTKTKAIEKLDKFTVKIAYPDEWEDYSELMVKEGNTFAENMMAVGKWGMDKNLSEIDEPIDKSEWGMPPQMVNAYFNPINNEIVFPAAILQPPFYNYTADDAVNYGGIGAVIGHEISHAFDDSGSRFDGDGNLKNWWTSKDLEEFTKRGDALAEQYSSIEVLDSVYINGKFTLGENIGDLGGLLGAYDGLQLSFEREGRPDDIDGFTAEQRFFMSWATVWRTLIREDALRTQIKTDPHSPGINRAIQPLKNIDAFYEAFDIKEGDKMWLAPEKRVRIW; encoded by the coding sequence ATGAAAATCAATTCAAAAAGCGTATCGCTATTAGGTCTTTTTGCCTTTTTAGCGGTTGTGGCTTGTAAAGAAGACACAAGCAAGGACACTGCTGAAGCAGAAAAAATTCCAGGTATTATTCTAGAAAACATGGATCGTGACGTAAATCCAAAAGACGATTTTTACAATTACGTTAACGGTAATTGGATGAAAACTAACGTAATTCCTGACGACAGAACACGCTGGGGAGGGTTTGGAGTGTTAAGCAAATCAACTGACGAAGATGTATTAGAGATTATTAAAACATCTAAAGAACTTGGTAAATATGCTGAAGGAACAGACCAAAAGAAAGCGTTATTAATCTTTGAAACAAAACTCGACACAGTTGCAAGAGATGAAGCAGGGATTAAACCACTCCAACCACTACTTGATGCAATTAATGGTATCAATAATCTTAGTGATATGCAAACTGTATTTGCTACAACACTTGGTGTTGATGCACCATTTACAGGAATGGGTGCAGGTCCAGATATGAATAATAGCACCATGAATATGGCATGGGTAGTTTCTGGAGGACTTGGTTTACAGAGAGATTATTATTTAGAGAACGACGATAATTCTAAGAAAATAAGAACTCAATATGTTGATTTTGTATCAAAAATGCTTCAGTTTATAAATTATGACGAAGCAACTTCAAAAGCTGCTGCTGAAAAAATTCTAGCATTAGAAACAAAATTAGCAGAGCCAAGATTAGATAAAGTAGCTAGAAGAGATGCTCGTAATATCACTAATCCTATGTCTGTTGAAGAACTACAAGAACTAACACCTGTAATAGATTGGAATAAGTTTATTACAGATATGGGAATAACTAAAACCATAACAAGGGTAAACGTTCAGGAGCCAAAATACATGAAATATCTTAATGAATTCTTAACCTCAACATCTATTGAAGACATAAAAACGTTAATGACATGGAGTACGCTTAGATCTAATTCTGGGTATTTAACGACAGATATGGAAAAAGAAAATTGGAACTTTTATGCAAAAACCTTAAGTGGCGCTAAAGCCATGCGACCAGCTGAAGAAAGAGCACTACAAACAGTAACTGGAACTGTTGGAGAAGCTATTGGACAATTATATGTTGAAGCTAAGTTTCCGCCAGAAGCAAAAGAAAAAGCTGAAAAAATGATTGCTGATGTGATAAAAGCTTTTCAAAACAGAATCCAAAAGCTAGATTGGATGAGTGATAGTACCAAAACTAAAGCTATTGAAAAGCTAGATAAGTTTACAGTTAAAATAGCTTATCCAGATGAATGGGAAGATTATTCGGAATTAATGGTAAAAGAAGGCAACACTTTTGCAGAAAATATGATGGCAGTTGGAAAATGGGGAATGGATAAAAATTTATCTGAAATTGATGAGCCTATTGATAAAAGTGAATGGGGAATGCCACCACAAATGGTAAATGCTTATTTCAATCCAATTAACAACGAAATTGTTTTTCCAGCAGCTATTTTACAACCTCCTTTCTATAACTATACAGCAGATGACGCAGTTAATTATGGTGGTATTGGTGCAGTAATTGGGCACGAAATATCTCATGCTTTTGATGATTCAGGATCTAGATTTGATGGTGACGGAAACTTAAAAAATTGGTGGACATCTAAAGATTTAGAAGAATTTACAAAAAGAGGAGATGCATTAGCAGAGCAATATAGTTCTATTGAAGTTTTAGATAGTGTTTACATTAATGGTAAATTTACCTTAGGTGAAAACATTGGAGATTTAGGTGGTTTACTTGGAGCTTATGATGGTTTACAACTTAGTTTTGAAAGAGAAGGTCGACCAGACGATATTGACGGATTTACTGCAGAACAGCGTTTCTTTATGTCTTGGGCTACTGTTTGGAGAACTTTAATTAGAGAAGATGCTTTAAGAACACAAATTAAAACAGATCCACACTCTCCAGGAATAAATAGAGCTATACAACCTTTAAAAAATATAGATGCTTTTTATGAAGCTTTCGATATTAAAGAAGGTGATAAAATGTGGTTAGCTCCAGAAAAAAGAGTACGTATTTGGTAA
- a CDS encoding NAD-dependent epimerase/dehydratase family protein → MVSKILIIGACGQIGSELTNKLRAELGPENVIASDIRESNLELVKSGPFEIIDAKSLKQIKDCIKKYNIDTVYLMAALLSATGEKFPQKAWDLNMSSLLNVLNLAKDKVISKVFWPSSIAVFGPSTPKTNTPQRTIMEPTTVYGITKQVGERWCEYYFNNYGVDVRSIRYPGIISWKTLPGGGTTDYAIDIFHKAINVGHYDCFLTEDTELPMMYMDDAVKATLDIMSANTNDVKIRSSYNLSAISFTPKQLALKIVKQLPEFTISYKPDFRQKIANSWPNSIDDSSAREDWNWNHSYDLEAITNEMLLQLGEKAIS, encoded by the coding sequence ATGGTATCGAAAATTTTAATTATTGGAGCATGTGGTCAAATAGGTTCTGAATTGACTAATAAATTAAGAGCAGAATTAGGTCCCGAAAATGTAATTGCAAGTGATATAAGAGAAAGTAACTTGGAGCTTGTTAAATCAGGACCATTTGAAATTATTGATGCTAAAAGCTTGAAACAAATTAAAGACTGTATTAAAAAGTACAATATTGATACTGTTTATTTAATGGCTGCTCTATTAAGTGCTACAGGTGAAAAATTTCCTCAAAAAGCATGGGATTTAAATATGTCGTCTTTATTGAATGTACTTAATTTAGCAAAAGATAAGGTTATAAGCAAAGTGTTTTGGCCATCTAGTATTGCTGTGTTTGGACCTTCCACACCAAAAACAAATACACCGCAACGAACCATTATGGAGCCTACAACTGTATATGGTATTACTAAGCAAGTTGGCGAGCGTTGGTGTGAGTATTATTTTAATAATTACGGAGTGGATGTAAGAAGTATTAGATACCCTGGAATTATTAGTTGGAAGACCCTTCCAGGAGGTGGTACAACCGATTATGCCATTGATATTTTTCATAAAGCTATAAATGTTGGACATTATGATTGTTTTTTAACTGAAGATACAGAATTGCCAATGATGTATATGGATGATGCTGTAAAGGCTACTTTAGATATTATGAGTGCTAACACTAATGATGTAAAAATTAGGTCATCATACAATTTGTCTGCTATTAGTTTTACACCAAAGCAATTAGCTTTGAAAATTGTTAAGCAATTACCTGAATTTACTATAAGCTATAAACCAGACTTTAGACAGAAAATAGCAAATTCATGGCCAAATTCTATTGATGATAGTTCTGCAAGAGAAGATTGGAATTGGAATCATTCGTATGACTTAGAAGCAATTACTAATGAAATGTTACTTCAATTAGGTGAAAAAGCAATCTCTTAG